From the Kallotenue papyrolyticum genome, the window CTTCGGTTGGTATGTTTCGTTTCTTGGCGAATTCTTGGAATTTATCAAAAACCTGATTGCTATCTAGTTTGACCTTTTGAAGATCGATGGGTTGTTCCTTAGGACTGGTTTCCTCGACAGGTTCAGCGAGTGTTGTTCCAGTAGCCTCACCATCGACGATCTGTACTATGAACTGTCGTCGCTGTCCAGGTACCTTGAACCGGTAAAACCAGCCAGGCAGGACCGGTGGTCCACCAAGATTTGCGATCATAATCCTCGAAGGAACAATTGCATAAAGACGAGCTGCGGGATCGAACTCTCGTGCAGCGATGTCTGCAGCTATTCTGTAGCTGTCTAAAGCGCTCTGACTCCGACCGTCTTGACTACGCTGCTCTTCACTTGAAGCAGGATAGCCTGTCGTTGTTGCAGGAGTTGTGCTTGGTGCTGGATATCCGGCCTGGTCTTGGGTCAGTGCGGGTGTAGCAGGTGCTGGTGTGATTGTAAACCGCTGAACAGGTTGTTCTGTACAGCCGACGAGCAATGCAGTAAGGAATGCAATCGCTACAAGTTGTTTATAGAGCGATTTGATGTCCAGCATAAGCCCCCAAAAGGTGTGCAGGGTTACACTTTGTAACCCTGCACCGCTAAAGATGATTTTGAGTTCAGGTAGCCCCCACGGCAACTGTCTTGATCGGCAAGGTTACTGTGCAGAACCAGTTAGCGCGATCAGATAGTCACTGGGTACTTTCGATGGATCGTATCCCGAGACGTTAGTAGTCGTGTTATGCTGAATCACAGCCACCAATGGCTGTCCATTGCTCGACGTTACCTTCGCAGAGGTCGTCGTTCTATTCGGTAGTGGATCGCCGGTATTGTCGAGATGGATGATATTGACTGTACCATTGGGTGGTACATTATTGAATGTTCGGCTCTGGCCATTCGCATAGGTGATGGTGACATTGGTCGCCTGGGAGCCTGTGTTCTGCACGGTTACTGCGCTGAAATAACCGTAGAAATCGCTCATCAGGTTGGGGATGTTAACCGTGCTGGAGGCCTGCGCCGGGACATTATAGCTGGCGAAGTCCCCTACGGGCGTGCCGCCGCGCCGGCCCTCAGGCACGCTGAGGCTGACCAAGCCGACGATCTGACCGCTTGTTGCTGTGACGCGAGCGGAGAAGACGCCGTCGGTGTTGCCCGAAGGCAGATCAGCATTGGCTGGTTGGTAGAACTCCTTCGAGGCATTTTCTGCCAACGAGAAGGTTTCGGTGGCTCCATTCGAGTAGGTGATGGTTCCTTGTGCTGGCCCACCTACTGCTTGAATGGTCAATGCTGATCCGAATCCGTAGTAGTTTCTATAGAGTGCTGGTACATAGAGTGTCGTGCTACCACCGGTTACGGCGTTGTAGCTGGAAGTACCATTGACTGGGGCGGTGCGCCAGATATTAGCGATACCAACAATCGGTACCCCACCGCTTGATGTGACGATTGCACCAAACAGACCATTCTGATTCCCTGAAGGCAGCTGAGCAAGAGACTGCATCGGGAAGGTCTTGGAGGCATTTGGTCCAATCTGTCCCAGATTAATGGGTGAGCCGATCTGCGACCCAGTTCTTTGATCGTAGAACGTTGCTGTAACGGTGGTTGCTGTGCTGCCAGCATTCTGAATGACTATTTCCGAGAAGAAGTTATAGTAATTCTTGTACAACCCCGGGAAGTAGAGGGTAGTGCCAGCTTGTGTAGAATCGGCACCCTCGTAGCCAAACGCTGTCCAGGGCTGAACCGTGCTGTTGGTCGAAGCGGTATTGACCGATGCCTTAACTGGTACATCGCTCTCGACAACCGCTGAGTATTGACCAGCGTTCAAGCCCGTGACCTGAGCTGGAACAAAGATAGAGAGCGCGCCATCCGCAGCAATCTGGGTAGGACCGTGAGTCCTCACCAGCGTGCCGTTGGCATCATAGAACTTGATTGAAACGTTCGCTATCGTTGAGTTGGGGTTTTGAATGTTGATCGAGCTCTGCCAGATACCCGGAGCAGCCGTGTTGTTCTGGCCTTGAGCATTGACACGCTTGCTGGTAAAGGCAGCAGCACTCAGTACCAGTGTGAGTGTCAGAGCGATGGATACGACACGGCGAATGATCTTAGGCATACGCTGCCTCCTCCACAGAGATACGCGGTGAGCGGATAGATCCTTAGCCCACCAACCCGCTAGCACGTTGCTCACTATAGCAAGCTGGCACGAGTTCTTCAATACCCTCTTCGGAGCATCTGCGATCTAACCTGTCGTTAGATCGGCTGAGTAGTAGCGACTACTACTTTTGGGTAATCCTCAGGATGCGTCGAAACCATCGCATGATTGTAGGAGTGATGCCTGTTGAAGTGCCAGGTCATAGACGACGGCCTGAAAGTCTTCAGGGGTTCCAATGTCACGATATCGTGCATCTTCAAGGACAACCCCCCTGAAGGTGAGCCCCCCTTCAAGTGCAGCCTGGAAAATATCACTCAGCACGATCTCCTTCTCAGAAGAAGTGATCGACTTTAGAAAAGCGCTCATATATTGAGTAAAGCGCGGTGACCAGACGGCTAGTCCCCACATCAGTGTTAAATCTGTATGGAGTGGTTTATCGATAAATCGGCGAATGACTGCATCGCTAGTTACTTCTACCATTCCGAACTTGTGTGGGGTTGTGGTCTGAAAGAGTCCGAGAGTGACATCTGCTGGATGAGTGAGGTGTTGTTCCACAACGCGCATCATTGTATCAATCGGTTCAATAATGGTGTCGGGCATTGAAAAAACCGTCGTTGCCTTACCGATCCAGGATGTAGCTAAATCGAGCGCGAAGGGCATTCCACTGAGTTGTTGTTGGTAGAGGTACGTAATTGATATTCCATAGCGCTCTCCATTGCCAATATAACGCACAATATCGGCCTTTGATTCGCTGATAATAATCGCAGCGCGTGTGACGTTGGCACAACGCAAGGCCTTGAGATGTGTTTCCAGTGCTGTGATAGGTCGCCAGTGCCTGCCATCGCCGATAGCCTGCAGCTGAAATCCCAGCGGCATGATCTCCTTGCTACACGGAATTGCGCCCAAACGCGAGCCGCGCCCTGCCGCCGGCAGCAGTCCAACCAAGTCAGTTGCCATCATACGAGTAGGTGCGCTTTGTTATCCGCAGATAACCTAGGACGAGAACGCTACAAGCGATCTCTCCAACAGTCAGGAGAATTTTGACGATAATCGTAGCAGCGACCGATATAGGTAGTGACCAGTGCTGTGCAAGAAGATAGGTCAGCGTGACCTCACGGGCAATACCAAGACTGCCCAGGCTCAAGCTGACAGCATAGCTCGCCAGACCTGCCAGAAGCCAGCTCCGCGATAAGAGCCAGAGGTCGTCAGGATTGAGCGGCGTGAATGCCCGCATGATAGCTGCTAAAAACAATATACCGAGCGGCCAGGTGCCACCATACCAAGCCAACGAGGCTAACCACCCGAGGTGGCCCCATTGGCCGGTCCGCTCGATCTTGAACCGTCGCCGTACCCAGAGATGCAAGCGGCCTTGGGATCGACCTGCGCTCGCGACTACCATGACCGCGGTGAGCACAAGGGCTACCGCCAGAATGGTACTATGGGAGAGCGTTTCCCCAAGGAGATAGAGCAACGTACCGACACCGATCATAGCTGCCAACTCGCATAACGAAGCAGCCACAACCATTTTGCGCGGCACCTGACGCTGCTGATAGTATTCTGTCCGATTGGCTATATACCAGGCAATGGTTGGTAGGTACTTTACCAGGTTGCTGGTGGCAATTGCTTCTGCATTCTCTCGGAGCGAAAATGGACCGAAGAAGTGTCGTGCTAGACAGTGCCAGCCGAGAGTATGCATTATATAAGTGATACCATAGATCCCGACTGCTAGCAGCAAATAGTGTGGTTTAAGCTGTAATGCTCCCGATGGCAGATCACGCCATGCCAGAAAAAGCCCAATGCTTACAACACCTAGTGATGCACTGGTCAATACCCGCCAGATGCGTCGTCGAATAGATGGCGATGTCCAATGTTGTGCAATTTTAAGCGAGTGTGCAGTCAACCGCTGTAAGCGTTCGCGTGTCGAAAGTTCCATCATGATGATTTACACACAATGTAGGCTTGCGGCTGAGAGCGCTGCAACAGACTGCGGAGGATGCCTTCCCCAAAGCAGGGCTGATCACCGCGCGACAGGAAGTACAGCGCAACACTATAGGCATCAAGCGATACACAAGCATCAGCGTCATAATCCCAGTATGTTTCAAAGTTCGGTTGGAGCGGTCGGTAGCGCAACGATGTTGGTCTGCCATTCCGCCAGTACTGCAATAACTCAGCCAAACGTTGCGGAAGGGTGACGGCCGTTTTGTAAGGAATTGACCGACGCAGGGGTATCGTGAGTTTGGTCAGACGCTGACGTGGGGTAAGCTCACGGAACGGCCGTTTGTGCAGGCCTTGAGCAATCCATGGATCAACGGCATAGGCTGCGCTGAGAAAGATCGAGCCTCCGGGACGGACGACCCGACGCATTTCGTCTAGCATCTGTTGTGGTTCTTCGATATGCTCCAGGACCCAGATCGACCAGACGCCATCGAAGGTGTTGTCGTCAAATGGGAGGCGTATAGCCGAACCTACGCAGAACGGTTTACGCATGTAGAGGGCTGAGGTTGTAGCAATATCGATCCCGGTATAGTTTGGCACCAAATCTTGTAGCAATCCTGTGCCACAACCAATCTCTAAAACACGACCGTGCTCTAGGTTATGCATTCTAATCCATTGAAGTAGTGCTCTATAAATGCGCAGCCAAGAGCGATTGTGGGCATATGGGTGCTCTGCCTCCATTATGGGCTGCCAATCACGCATGACGCGTTGAAAATAACGCTGCGTATCACTGGCAAATGTTTTTTTGGTCATGCAACTCTCCGAAAAACCGCAGTGATATTTGACCCGAGACGTTGCTTGTCAATGAACTTAAAGTAGGGTAGCCATAGAATTCGAAGCCATTTACTATATACTATCGCACGGATCAGATGCGTTATCCAGCTCTGCCCGAAATGATCCACAGCCATGAGGATTATGCTCGTGCTACTAGCTGCATAGCTGCCATATACGCAACGGCGTTCAATCTCTATGAACCCCCGCTCTTCCATGAGTCGGCGTAGCAGGTCACCGGGATAGAGGTAAAGGTGTCGGGGTAGCTCATAGCCTAACCAATAGCGTCCGAATAGTCGGCGGTCGATGCTGGCTGTATTGGGGTGATTCACGACGAATACCCCGCCAGGGCGCAGGAGACGCGCAACCGCGTCAAGAATAGCTAGTGGATCGTGGACGTGCTCGAGCACGTCCCACATCGTGATGGCATCGAAGGAGGCATCAGCAAAAGGCGCCTCGTTTAGTACGGCGCTCACAACCGGCACCCCTGCTGCGTGCTGCGCACGTGTAGCCGCGGCATGGTTGGGTTCCAGACCAATGACTGACCAGCCTGGCTGTAACTTCATTTCGGATAAAAAGTCGCCCGTTGCGCACCCGACATCTAGTAAGCGCCCGCACCGAACATATTTGGTGATCACCCGACAGCGCTTGCGCAGACCATAGCGGCGATCCAGACGCTTGAGCCAGTGCTCGGTGGCGAGCTCAGGCGTGTACTGGGGATACTCGTCCGGATAGAAATAGCGCATGGACTGACGGGTAGGCCTTGGATGCTGATACATAACGCCGCATCCATGGCAGAGATACATGCGGTAGTTCTGGGTTCCGCCGAGAAAGAGATCGGTCCGTTCAGCCACCAGCGTGCGCTGGTGGCTGCCGCAGATCTCACACGCAGTCCATTCCAATTGCGGCTCAACAGGAGCAGTAGGCATGATGGCATTCATCAATCGCGCCAACCCATCCGCGCCTCAGCTGCTGTCTGCAGATGGAGACCAGTCCAGACTCCCCGCAAGAACGTTGGGATGCTCCGCAGGTTACCCTTGATCGTCTCGCGCAGAGCCACCCAACTCACATAGGTTGCCAGCAGACCCAACGAGTGATGTTTGCGGTGGTAGCGCGCGCAGCTCCTTCCGAGTACCTCCCACCAACGTTGCGACTTAGGACTATTCAGGGTGCTACGTGATACTTTATGCCATACATAAGCATGGGCTGCGAAGACAATCCGCTGCCCGAGTTTGCGGGCTTGTAAGCAAAAATCCCAGTCATCGTAGTAAAAGAAATACTGTTCATCAAACATCAGGCGCTGGCATAATTCGCGTGTGAGCAGGAGGCAGCAACTGGGGGCATACTCAATCGGCTTGGTTTCAGCATACGCTGGACCATCTTTGCGGTTTTTTCCGCGCATGACGATATTGGAGGGCATCCAGCGGGCATAGGCGCCAGCCGACCAAATTGTATCACGTGCATCGTAGTACAAAATTTTAGGCATGACAATGCCGCAATTGGGCCATGCCTGCTGTGCCTCAATCATGCGATCGACAACCTGTGGATCCACGATGAGATCGTTGTTCATGACCACAATATAGTCAGCCCCATGCGCGAGCGCTTTTTGAATTCCCCGGTTATAGCCGGCGGCAATCCCTAGATTCTCGCTACAGCGCACCAACTCAATCTCAGGATGCTGGGCTTGGAGTTTTACGGGGCTATCGTCACTTGACGCGTTGTCTACGACGATGATGTGCCGATGTGGGTAGGTAAGTTTGCCCAGCGAGCACAGGCACTCATGAGTATCGGCGTAGCCATTCCAGTTCAGCACGACGAGGCAGACCAGTGGCTGCGCCCGTTCACGAGATGGGAGCCCATGGCTCATCGTGGGTGGTTGATGCATCGTCTATGCCGGAACTGTCCTTCGTTTGGTTCCTCAGTGTTTGACGGGCAGATTATACATGCTTAACCACTCCTGCGCCAGCGTGTGCCATTCAAATGCTGTCGCACGCTGCCGTGCGCCGAACGCCAAGGAGTGACGGAACTGTGGATCGCGCAGCACCCTTAAGATGCCCTCTGCCAAGGCTCTTGCATCCCCAGGCGTGACGACGACCCCGGCCTGATCTCCCAATGTTTCTGCCCGATCGCCAACGTTGCCGGTGACAACTGGTACGCCCTGGGCCAGACTTTCGACAATTTTGAGGGGTGAGCGCCCGCGCGCACCCGGTGAGTCCTCAACCGGATCAACAGAACAGTCTGCCAAAGCAAGGTAGAGGCGTGTCTGATCCGCGGGTACCTGCCCAATCCAGTGGATCGCAAAGTCGATCCCCAAACGGCAAGCTTGGGTTTGGAGGGCTGGTAGATCGTCGCCATTGCCAACCATAAGCAGGCGAGCGCTTGGAAGCGCGCGTAGCACCAGCGCAAAGGCCTCGATCAATAAACCGACGCTGTGGGCGATATTGCTCATCGTGCCGAGGTAGAGCACCACTGGGCAATCTTCTAGCGCAAGTCGTTGTCTCAGCGTATTCACCGCAGCCACGGGTGGCTGCTGGAAGTGCTCAGCATGAACACCGTTCGGTATGTAGAAGAGACGTGTAGATGGGATGCCCAATGTCAGGCAGCGCTCATACAGAAAACGGGTATTCACGCTCACGGCGCGCGCCATCACCGGCAATCGGTCTTCCCACCAGCGCACCAATTGCCGTTGCCATGCTCCGCTAAATCGATTGGCGGCAGCTTCGTAATCATCACAATCGACATACAGCGAGCAGCGTGCGGCACGCGCGGCGAGAATGCCGGCAAGGCCATTGATGGGTTGAGGTTTGGCGATGTGGATAGCATCAGGATTACGCACAAGAGCGTAGTGAGCGAGCGCCAGTGCTCCGCGCAACGCAACCAGGATCAACTTGAGCGGGCTAAAATAGTAGCGGTGACCGGCCAACCCGTAAACATGCATCTGCCCGACATGAGCGATTTGGACGCCGTCACACACCCAATGACGAGGTTGCAGCTGATCATAGGTGGGATGCAGTAGGGCTAGATCAACTGCATGGCCTGCGCGCACCAGTTCTCGCGCAACCGGCAGCCAGCGGCCGCGTGGTGAAGGATTATCTATTCCTGATGTGCCGAGAAAGATGATGTGCATCGTGCCTTGTCGTCGCTGCAGAGCGGATAGGAGCGAGAGTAGGTGCTCACCAATCCGTCTGCTGTGATCATCAGGTTGTTGCTGATCGGTTATTCATCTGTGGTGAGGAGTGTAGCCATCCCTAGGTAAGGGTTGTGCTGCTTCCAACCGGTCAGATACATTTAGCGTGGCAAAAACTGGCTAAAGATGGCCTGGTACGCTTGCATCTGCGGCGAATACTGGGTTGGCCCTAACCGGCCTCCCAGGCAATAGATTTTGCCGTTCAGCAGCACGACCCCCGGTTGCGCACCGATTGGCGCAGGAGGCGCTTCCAGCTCATCCCAGCTATCAGTCGTTACATTGTATTTCGCTGGGATGCCAGTTGGTTCACCGCCAAGGAGGATGAGCGATGATAGAACCATCGCAGTACTCATCCGCGTACGCGGCTGTGGCAGAGGCGCGCGCCGACTCCAAGGCGCAGCGGTTTCCAGGGCAGGAGTATAGATCTCGTTACTGGTCAGCGCACCATGTTCGTTCTCACCGCCCATAACATAAATACGATCTTCTACAACACCGGCAGCCGCAAATGCGCGTGCCGTCGGCATTGTCGAGCGCATTTGCCACGACTCGCGTTCCGGATCATATTCAAACACCTCGGTGCGGTAGCGCGTTCCGTCCCAGC encodes:
- a CDS encoding class I SAM-dependent methyltransferase, with the protein product MNAIMPTAPVEPQLEWTACEICGSHQRTLVAERTDLFLGGTQNYRMYLCHGCGVMYQHPRPTRQSMRYFYPDEYPQYTPELATEHWLKRLDRRYGLRKRCRVITKYVRCGRLLDVGCATGDFLSEMKLQPGWSVIGLEPNHAAATRAQHAAGVPVVSAVLNEAPFADASFDAITMWDVLEHVHDPLAILDAVARLLRPGGVFVVNHPNTASIDRRLFGRYWLGYELPRHLYLYPGDLLRRLMEERGFIEIERRCVYGSYAASSTSIILMAVDHFGQSWITHLIRAIVYSKWLRILWLPYFKFIDKQRLGSNITAVFRRVA
- a CDS encoding glycosyltransferase family 2 protein, with protein sequence MHQPPTMSHGLPSRERAQPLVCLVVLNWNGYADTHECLCSLGKLTYPHRHIIVVDNASSDDSPVKLQAQHPEIELVRCSENLGIAAGYNRGIQKALAHGADYIVVMNNDLIVDPQVVDRMIEAQQAWPNCGIVMPKILYYDARDTIWSAGAYARWMPSNIVMRGKNRKDGPAYAETKPIEYAPSCCLLLTRELCQRLMFDEQYFFYYDDWDFCLQARKLGQRIVFAAHAYVWHKVSRSTLNSPKSQRWWEVLGRSCARYHRKHHSLGLLATYVSWVALRETIKGNLRSIPTFLRGVWTGLHLQTAAEARMGWRD
- a CDS encoding sugar phosphate nucleotidyltransferase — its product is MMATDLVGLLPAAGRGSRLGAIPCSKEIMPLGFQLQAIGDGRHWRPITALETHLKALRCANVTRAAIIISESKADIVRYIGNGERYGISITYLYQQQLSGMPFALDLATSWIGKATTVFSMPDTIIEPIDTMMRVVEQHLTHPADVTLGLFQTTTPHKFGMVEVTSDAVIRRFIDKPLHTDLTLMWGLAVWSPRFTQYMSAFLKSITSSEKEIVLSDIFQAALEGGLTFRGVVLEDARYRDIGTPEDFQAVVYDLALQQASLLQSCDGFDAS
- a CDS encoding class I SAM-dependent methyltransferase, which codes for MTKKTFASDTQRYFQRVMRDWQPIMEAEHPYAHNRSWLRIYRALLQWIRMHNLEHGRVLEIGCGTGLLQDLVPNYTGIDIATTSALYMRKPFCVGSAIRLPFDDNTFDGVWSIWVLEHIEEPQQMLDEMRRVVRPGGSIFLSAAYAVDPWIAQGLHKRPFRELTPRQRLTKLTIPLRRSIPYKTAVTLPQRLAELLQYWRNGRPTSLRYRPLQPNFETYWDYDADACVSLDAYSVALYFLSRGDQPCFGEGILRSLLQRSQPQAYIVCKSS
- a CDS encoding glycosyltransferase family 4 protein yields the protein MHIIFLGTSGIDNPSPRGRWLPVARELVRAGHAVDLALLHPTYDQLQPRHWVCDGVQIAHVGQMHVYGLAGHRYYFSPLKLILVALRGALALAHYALVRNPDAIHIAKPQPINGLAGILAARAARCSLYVDCDDYEAAANRFSGAWQRQLVRWWEDRLPVMARAVSVNTRFLYERCLTLGIPSTRLFYIPNGVHAEHFQQPPVAAVNTLRQRLALEDCPVVLYLGTMSNIAHSVGLLIEAFALVLRALPSARLLMVGNGDDLPALQTQACRLGIDFAIHWIGQVPADQTRLYLALADCSVDPVEDSPGARGRSPLKIVESLAQGVPVVTGNVGDRAETLGDQAGVVVTPGDARALAEGILRVLRDPQFRHSLAFGARQRATAFEWHTLAQEWLSMYNLPVKH